Proteins encoded together in one Pelagicoccus albus window:
- a CDS encoding ATP-grasp fold amidoligase family protein: MKARKREMECERESTEDLIRRQFVETHGVEPNLENPQGLSEKLNWLKLQGATELQTHCADKITAPEYVAAKLGPEFLVPRLMATYQPGDINPAKITAERFVVKTNHDYGCVSVCTDRANFPWAQTREKLALRLSQNHWYRHREPVYRNIRPGIIVEEMIESDSDDGLREYKFFCFNGRPEFVMAIKEGADMRTRTLYDPRWNRLPVSRKGVPTHPSEIPAPKLLSQMLAAAAVLAQPFPFCRVDLYENFGKILFGELTFYPEGGLGLFEPSGWELYFGGLLDLPKGKAPKSGKRPVRSLSRKKRLTAKSKEVLGSVKSSDQLN, from the coding sequence ATGAAGGCCAGAAAGCGGGAGATGGAGTGCGAGCGGGAGTCGACGGAAGACCTCATACGGCGCCAATTTGTTGAGACGCATGGAGTCGAACCGAATTTGGAAAATCCACAGGGGCTCAGCGAAAAACTGAATTGGCTCAAACTGCAAGGAGCGACCGAGCTTCAAACCCATTGCGCCGATAAAATCACCGCTCCTGAATACGTGGCTGCGAAACTTGGCCCCGAGTTCCTCGTACCGCGATTGATGGCAACCTATCAGCCCGGTGACATCAATCCTGCCAAGATCACCGCCGAGCGTTTTGTGGTTAAAACGAATCACGACTATGGTTGCGTATCGGTTTGTACCGACCGGGCAAATTTCCCTTGGGCCCAAACTCGCGAGAAGCTGGCCCTTCGCCTTTCGCAAAACCATTGGTATCGTCATCGCGAACCGGTCTATCGCAACATCCGACCTGGGATTATCGTCGAGGAGATGATCGAGAGTGATTCGGACGATGGTCTCCGCGAGTACAAGTTTTTCTGCTTCAATGGACGGCCCGAGTTTGTGATGGCTATCAAGGAAGGGGCGGACATGCGAACTCGCACGCTCTACGATCCGCGATGGAATCGTTTACCCGTATCCAGAAAAGGTGTCCCAACTCATCCATCCGAGATTCCAGCTCCGAAGCTACTTTCACAGATGCTGGCCGCCGCGGCAGTGCTTGCTCAGCCTTTCCCGTTTTGTCGCGTCGATCTCTATGAGAATTTTGGCAAGATCCTTTTCGGAGAGCTCACATTCTACCCGGAAGGCGGTCTCGGGCTTTTTGAACCCTCTGGCTGGGAGCTGTACTTCGGCGGACTCCTCGATCTTCCCAAGGGTAAGGCACCTAAGTCTGGAAAGCGCCCAGTTCGAAGTCTTAGTCGCAAAAAGCGTCTCACGGCGAAGAGCAAAGAAGTGCTTGGTTCCGTCAAATCCTCGGACCAGCTCAACTAG